Proteins encoded in a region of the Vitis riparia cultivar Riparia Gloire de Montpellier isolate 1030 chromosome 7, EGFV_Vit.rip_1.0, whole genome shotgun sequence genome:
- the LOC117918577 gene encoding ultraviolet-B receptor UVR8 isoform X2: MADVGGTMSEVSAPVRRVLLISAGASHSVALLSGNVVCSWGRGEDGQLGHGDAEDRLSPTYLSALDGHEVVSVTCGADHTTAYSESFTQVYSWGWGDFGRLGHGNSSDLFTPQPIKALHGLRIKQIACGDSHCLAVTMDGEVQSWGRNQNGQLGLGTTEDSLVPQKIQAFQGVSVKMVAAGAEHTAAVTEDGELYGWGWGRYGNLGLGDRNDRLVPEKVSTVEGVKMVKVACGWRHTISVSSSGGLYTYGWSKYGQLGHGDFEDHLTPHKLDALQENLISEISGGWRHTMALTSDGKLYGWGWNKFGQVGVGDNVDHCSPVQVKFPHEQKVVHISCGWRHTLAVTERQNVFSWGRGTNGQLGHGESIDRNIPKMIEVLSADGSGGQQIETSKVDPSTGRIWVSPSERYAVVPDETGSTQTGVSVKGNGNDANVPESDVKRIRLAE, from the exons ATGGCAGATGTGGGTGGCACTATGAGTGAAGTGAGTGCACCTGTTCGTCGCGTGCTTCTCATTTCTGCTGGTGCAAGTCACTCAGTTGCTCTTCTTT CGGGAAATGTTGTTTGTTCTTGGGGACGAGGGGAGGATGGACAGTTAGGTCATGGAGATGCTGAAGATCGACTTTCTCCTACATATCTGAGTGCACTGGATGGCCATGAAGTAGTTTCTGTTACTTGTGGAGCTGACCATACAACTGCATACTCTGAGTCATTTACACAAGTGTATAGTTGGGGATG GGGTGATTTTGGGAGATTAGGCCATGGCAACTCTAGTGACTTGTTTACTCCTCAGCCAATCAAAGCATTACATGGTTTGAGGATTAAGCAAATTGCTTGTGGGGACAGCCACTGTCTGGCAGTGACTATGGATGGCGAGGTGCAAAG TTGGGGGCGTAATCAAAATGGTCAGCTCGGTCTTGGCACCACTGAGGACTCTCTTGTTCCACAGAAGATTCAAGCTTTTCAG GGCGTATCTGTCAAAATGGTTGCTGCTGGTGCTGAACATACTGCTGCTGTTACAGAAGATGGTGAGCTCTATGGTTGGGGCTGGGGCCGATATGGAAACTTGGGCCTAGGTGATAGAAATGATCGCTTGGTTCCTGAGAAAGTTTCTACTGTTGAA GGAGTGAAGATGGTTAAGGTTGCATGTGGATGGCGGCATACGATATCTGTTTCCTCTTCTGGTGGTTTATACACATATGGGTGGAGCAAATATGGTCAGCTAGGACATGGTGATTTTGAGGATCACCTCACTCCTCATAAACTGGACGCCTTGCAGGAAAATTTGATTTCTGAG ATATCTGGTGGTTGGAGGCACACCATGGCTCTCACGTCTGATGGAAAACTTTATGGCTGGGGATGGAATAAG TTTGGACAAGTTGGTGTTGGTGACAATGTTGACCATTGCTCTCCTGTGCAAGTTAAATTTCCTCATGAGCAG AAAGTAGTTCATATCTCATGTGGATGGAGGCACACACTTGCTGTTACAGAAAGGCAAAATGTATTTTCATGGGGAAGAGGTACAAATGGACAGCTTGGGCATGGGGAATCTATTGACCG AAATATTCCAAAGATGATCGAGGTGTTGAGTGCTGATGGATCTGGTGGACAACAGATAGAAACCTCAAAAGTTGATCCATCAACAG GGAGAATCTGGGTCTCACCATCAGAAAGATATGCAGTCGTTCCTGATGAAACG GGGTCAACCCAAACAGGTGTTTCAGTCAAGGGTAATGGAAATGATGCAAACGTCCCTGAGAGTGATGTCAAACGAATTCGATTAGCTGAATAA
- the LOC117918577 gene encoding ultraviolet-B receptor UVR8 isoform X1 codes for MADVGGTMSEVSAPVRRVLLISAGASHSVALLSGNVVCSWGRGEDGQLGHGDAEDRLSPTYLSALDGHEVVSVTCGADHTTAYSESFTQVYSWGWGDFGRLGHGNSSDLFTPQPIKALHGLRIKQIACGDSHCLAVTMDGEVQSWGRNQNGQLGLGTTEDSLVPQKIQAFQGVSVKMVAAGAEHTAAVTEDGELYGWGWGRYGNLGLGDRNDRLVPEKVSTVEVQGVKMVKVACGWRHTISVSSSGGLYTYGWSKYGQLGHGDFEDHLTPHKLDALQENLISEISGGWRHTMALTSDGKLYGWGWNKFGQVGVGDNVDHCSPVQVKFPHEQKVVHISCGWRHTLAVTERQNVFSWGRGTNGQLGHGESIDRNIPKMIEVLSADGSGGQQIETSKVDPSTGRIWVSPSERYAVVPDETGSTQTGVSVKGNGNDANVPESDVKRIRLAE; via the exons ATGGCAGATGTGGGTGGCACTATGAGTGAAGTGAGTGCACCTGTTCGTCGCGTGCTTCTCATTTCTGCTGGTGCAAGTCACTCAGTTGCTCTTCTTT CGGGAAATGTTGTTTGTTCTTGGGGACGAGGGGAGGATGGACAGTTAGGTCATGGAGATGCTGAAGATCGACTTTCTCCTACATATCTGAGTGCACTGGATGGCCATGAAGTAGTTTCTGTTACTTGTGGAGCTGACCATACAACTGCATACTCTGAGTCATTTACACAAGTGTATAGTTGGGGATG GGGTGATTTTGGGAGATTAGGCCATGGCAACTCTAGTGACTTGTTTACTCCTCAGCCAATCAAAGCATTACATGGTTTGAGGATTAAGCAAATTGCTTGTGGGGACAGCCACTGTCTGGCAGTGACTATGGATGGCGAGGTGCAAAG TTGGGGGCGTAATCAAAATGGTCAGCTCGGTCTTGGCACCACTGAGGACTCTCTTGTTCCACAGAAGATTCAAGCTTTTCAG GGCGTATCTGTCAAAATGGTTGCTGCTGGTGCTGAACATACTGCTGCTGTTACAGAAGATGGTGAGCTCTATGGTTGGGGCTGGGGCCGATATGGAAACTTGGGCCTAGGTGATAGAAATGATCGCTTGGTTCCTGAGAAAGTTTCTACTGTTGAA GTGCAGGGAGTGAAGATGGTTAAGGTTGCATGTGGATGGCGGCATACGATATCTGTTTCCTCTTCTGGTGGTTTATACACATATGGGTGGAGCAAATATGGTCAGCTAGGACATGGTGATTTTGAGGATCACCTCACTCCTCATAAACTGGACGCCTTGCAGGAAAATTTGATTTCTGAG ATATCTGGTGGTTGGAGGCACACCATGGCTCTCACGTCTGATGGAAAACTTTATGGCTGGGGATGGAATAAG TTTGGACAAGTTGGTGTTGGTGACAATGTTGACCATTGCTCTCCTGTGCAAGTTAAATTTCCTCATGAGCAG AAAGTAGTTCATATCTCATGTGGATGGAGGCACACACTTGCTGTTACAGAAAGGCAAAATGTATTTTCATGGGGAAGAGGTACAAATGGACAGCTTGGGCATGGGGAATCTATTGACCG AAATATTCCAAAGATGATCGAGGTGTTGAGTGCTGATGGATCTGGTGGACAACAGATAGAAACCTCAAAAGTTGATCCATCAACAG GGAGAATCTGGGTCTCACCATCAGAAAGATATGCAGTCGTTCCTGATGAAACG GGGTCAACCCAAACAGGTGTTTCAGTCAAGGGTAATGGAAATGATGCAAACGTCCCTGAGAGTGATGTCAAACGAATTCGATTAGCTGAATAA
- the LOC117918577 gene encoding ultraviolet-B receptor UVR8 isoform X3: MIRRIKLAGNVVCSWGRGEDGQLGHGDAEDRLSPTYLSALDGHEVVSVTCGADHTTAYSESFTQVYSWGWGDFGRLGHGNSSDLFTPQPIKALHGLRIKQIACGDSHCLAVTMDGEVQSWGRNQNGQLGLGTTEDSLVPQKIQAFQGVSVKMVAAGAEHTAAVTEDGELYGWGWGRYGNLGLGDRNDRLVPEKVSTVEVQGVKMVKVACGWRHTISVSSSGGLYTYGWSKYGQLGHGDFEDHLTPHKLDALQENLISEISGGWRHTMALTSDGKLYGWGWNKFGQVGVGDNVDHCSPVQVKFPHEQKVVHISCGWRHTLAVTERQNVFSWGRGTNGQLGHGESIDRNIPKMIEVLSADGSGGQQIETSKVDPSTGRIWVSPSERYAVVPDETGSTQTGVSVKGNGNDANVPESDVKRIRLAE; the protein is encoded by the exons ATGATAAGAAGGATCAAGCTTG CGGGAAATGTTGTTTGTTCTTGGGGACGAGGGGAGGATGGACAGTTAGGTCATGGAGATGCTGAAGATCGACTTTCTCCTACATATCTGAGTGCACTGGATGGCCATGAAGTAGTTTCTGTTACTTGTGGAGCTGACCATACAACTGCATACTCTGAGTCATTTACACAAGTGTATAGTTGGGGATG GGGTGATTTTGGGAGATTAGGCCATGGCAACTCTAGTGACTTGTTTACTCCTCAGCCAATCAAAGCATTACATGGTTTGAGGATTAAGCAAATTGCTTGTGGGGACAGCCACTGTCTGGCAGTGACTATGGATGGCGAGGTGCAAAG TTGGGGGCGTAATCAAAATGGTCAGCTCGGTCTTGGCACCACTGAGGACTCTCTTGTTCCACAGAAGATTCAAGCTTTTCAG GGCGTATCTGTCAAAATGGTTGCTGCTGGTGCTGAACATACTGCTGCTGTTACAGAAGATGGTGAGCTCTATGGTTGGGGCTGGGGCCGATATGGAAACTTGGGCCTAGGTGATAGAAATGATCGCTTGGTTCCTGAGAAAGTTTCTACTGTTGAA GTGCAGGGAGTGAAGATGGTTAAGGTTGCATGTGGATGGCGGCATACGATATCTGTTTCCTCTTCTGGTGGTTTATACACATATGGGTGGAGCAAATATGGTCAGCTAGGACATGGTGATTTTGAGGATCACCTCACTCCTCATAAACTGGACGCCTTGCAGGAAAATTTGATTTCTGAG ATATCTGGTGGTTGGAGGCACACCATGGCTCTCACGTCTGATGGAAAACTTTATGGCTGGGGATGGAATAAG TTTGGACAAGTTGGTGTTGGTGACAATGTTGACCATTGCTCTCCTGTGCAAGTTAAATTTCCTCATGAGCAG AAAGTAGTTCATATCTCATGTGGATGGAGGCACACACTTGCTGTTACAGAAAGGCAAAATGTATTTTCATGGGGAAGAGGTACAAATGGACAGCTTGGGCATGGGGAATCTATTGACCG AAATATTCCAAAGATGATCGAGGTGTTGAGTGCTGATGGATCTGGTGGACAACAGATAGAAACCTCAAAAGTTGATCCATCAACAG GGAGAATCTGGGTCTCACCATCAGAAAGATATGCAGTCGTTCCTGATGAAACG GGGTCAACCCAAACAGGTGTTTCAGTCAAGGGTAATGGAAATGATGCAAACGTCCCTGAGAGTGATGTCAAACGAATTCGATTAGCTGAATAA